One Hyphomonadaceae bacterium BL14 genomic window, CCTCATTGCGCCCATGGCGGCGCTGATCACCGACGCGGCGGACGGGCGCTCGCGCATGACGGCGGGGTCCGCGCGCGTGGTGCTGGATTCAGTGGCTGCGCGCATGGCCGAAAGCGGAGCGTTCACGCGCTATTTTGGCCGGCTGCTGATTTTCCTGGGCCTCTTGGGCACGTTCTGGGGCCTGCTTCTGGTGGTCTCCGATGTGGGCGCGGCCGTGCGGGCGGTGTCGGCGACTGCGACCGGCGCGGGCGAGACCGACGCCATGGCGCTGATGTCGGCCATCGAAGAACCGATCCAGGGCATGGGCACGGCTTTCGCCTCCTCCCTGTTCGGTCTGGCGGGCTCGCTGATCATCGGCTTTCTGGAGCTGCAGGCGAGCCGGGCCCAGAACCGCTTCTACAACGAGGTGGAGGAATGGCTGTCCTCCATCTCGCGGCTGTCTGCGGCCGGTCCGGCCGGGGCGGGCGATGACACGGGCGGTGCTTATGTGGGCGCGCTCCTGGAGCAGAGCGCCGATGCGCTCGACCGGCTGTCGCACACGCTGGAGCGTCACACCCGCCAGCTGGAAACCATCATGGCGCGCTTCGCCGAGGATTCGGCCGAAAGCCAGCGCGAGGCCGCGCGCCTCCTGCGTGACGAGATCAAGGTGCTGGTGCGCGCGCTGGAAGCCCAGGCGCGCATCAACCGGGAACGCGGCGGCGGCGAGGACCGCTAGCCATGGCTCTGCCGCGCCATCTTCAGCAGAACCAGGGCGACCAGGGCGATTACTGGCCCGGCTTCGTCGATGCGCTGGCGACGCTGCTGCTGGTCATCGTCTTCCTGCTGGCCGTGTTCACCGCCGGGCAGTTCGCCCTGTCCACGGCGCTCACAGGCCGTGACGAGCAGCTGGCCGAGCTCAATGCGCGCCTGTCCACGCTGGCCGAAGAGCTCAATCTGGCGCGCAGCGATAATGAGCGCCTGTCGCTGCGGGTCAGCGGGCTGGAGACCGAGCGCGACCAGCTGGCCGCGGTGAACGCAGATCTCGAAGCCTCCATGGCCGGCATGCGCGAGGGCCTCGCCGCCGCACAGGCGGCGCTGGAAGAGGAAGAAGCGCTGAGCCAGGAGGCCCAGGCCACCATCGCGCTGCTCAACAACCAGATGGCGGCCCTGCGCGAGGAGCTGGCCCGGCTCAATGAAGCCCTCAACGCTGCCGAGGCGCGCGAGGCGGAGCTGGGCGCCGAAGTGGTCAATCTGGGCCGCCGCCTCAACGCGGCGCTGGCCAGCGAAGTGGCGCGTCTGGCCCGCTACCGGTCCGACTTTCTCGAGGCCATGGTGGAAGTGCTGGGCGACCGCTCCGGCGTCCGGGTCTCGGGCGACCGGTTTGTGTTCGAGACCGATGTCCTGTTCGCGTCCGGCTCGGCCGAACTGTCCGATGAGGGCCGGACGGCGCTGACGCCCATCGCCGATGCGATCTTGCAGCTGATCGGCGAATTGCCGTCCGATCTCGACTGGGTCTTGCGCGTCGATGGCCACACCGACCGGGTGCCGCTGGGGCCCAACGCCCCCTTTCGGTCGAACTGGGAGCTGTCGACGGCGCGTGCCCTGTCAGTGATCAATTATCTGGAATCGCGCGGCGTCCCGTCTCGGCGTCTGCTGGCCGCCGGCTTTGGCGAACACCACCCCATCGCCCAGGGCCGGACCGCCGAAGCCTATGCGCGCAATCGCCGTATCGAGTTGAAACTGGACGCACGCTGAGGCGTAAACTCATCCGGATGCGGATATCCACAGGAAGTTTTTTGGCCGCTGCTGCCTAAGTCCTTGACCGGACACGTGGTGCCTTTTGTGGGTTGAAGTGCGCTTAACCCGGGTATATACACCGCCGCTCAATTTCGGCAGGATTGCAATTGCAAGGTTAATGGCCTTGCAAGCAGAACGGTCCGAAGAGTTCGATACAGAAAATCATGGCGATGGCCTTCGGGCGTCGCGGATCACAGGGGCCGGAGCGGCGCGATGAGACAGGATATTCACCCCGACTACCACTTCATCGAGGTGGTGATGACGGACGGAACCCGCTTCAAGACCCGTTCCACCTACGGCAAGGAAGACGATGTCCTCAATCTGGACATTGACCCGCGCACCCATCCGGCCTGGACCGGCGGGTCGCAAACCCTGGTGGACCGCGCCGGCCGCGTGTCGCGCTTCAAGGACAAGTTCAAAGGCTTTGGTGTCTAACCGTCCATTCCCCCTCGATCGGACGAGAGCTCAGCTCCATCAGGGTCTTTAGAAGAACGCCCGCAGCCCCCCCTCGGCTGCGGGCGTTTTCTTTTCCGGCGGCCGGCGCGCTGCGCCTGCGGCGCCGTGGCGCTTTTCTGACGGCAGCGCTGCGCTATGCTTGAGCCCATGAGCAATCGTATTTTCTCTGGTGATGTGGTGGTGTCCGGCGGCGGCCTGGCTGGGCTGACCCTGGCGCTGGCCCTTCACCGGGCCGGTCTCAGCGTGGCGCTGATCGACGCCATGGCGCTGGACACGCGCACCGCGCCTGCCTTTGACGGACGCGCCTCGGCGCTGGCCTATACCAGCTGGCGCATGCTCGAAGCCGTCGGCGCGGCATCCCATCTCGAACCCCATGCCCAGCGCATCGAAGACATTCTGGTGGTGGATTCCCGGCCGCTGGACGGGCTCAGGCGCGGCGGCCCGGGGCCGGATCAGCTGCATTTCGACCGGCGCGAAATTCATCCCGGTTCTCACGGCGAACCGCTCGGCTGGATGGCGGAGAACCGCCATACACGGCTGGCCCTGGCGCGCGCCGCGCAAGAGGCGGGCCTGACCATGATCGCGCCGGCGCGGGTCACCGGCATGAGCGAGGCACGCGGGCGCGCCATTGTCACCCTGGCCGACGGACGCGAACTGGAGGCCAGCCTCGTGGCGGCCTGCGACGGCAAGGCCTCGCCCCTGCGCGAGCAGGCGGGCATTCGCAGCCTGGGGCGCGCCTATGGCCAGTCCGCACTGGTGCTGACGGTGGAGCATGAGCGCACCCATGACGGTGTCGCCTATGAAGTCTTCATGCCGTCGGGCCCGTTCGCCATCCTGCCCCTGCCGGGCAACCGGTCGAGCCTGGTCTGGACCGAACGGACGCAGGCCGCCCAGGCGCTGGACGCCATGGACGAGGCCGGTTTCCAGGAGGCGCTGGAGGCGCGGTTCGGTGATTTTCTGGGGGCCGTGCGGGTGGCGAGCCCGCGCTGGCGCTACCCGCTGGGCCTGGTGCTGGCCGAACGCTTCATCGCGCCGCGCCTGGCGCTGGTGGGTGATGCCGCCCGGTCTATCCACCCGATTGCCGGTCAGGGTTTCAATCTGGGTGTGCGCGATGCGGCGGCTCTAGCCGAAGTGCTCATCGAAGCCAAGCGCGCCGGGCTGGATCTCGGCGCAGCGGTGACCCTGACGCGGTATGACCGCTGGCGGCGCACGGACTCCGCGGCGCTGGTCTTCGGCACCCATGGCGTCAATGCCCTGTTCTCCAATGATCACGCCCTGGTCCGCGGCGTACGCGGCCTTGGCCTGTCGCTGGTGGACCGCGTACCGGCTGCGCGGCGCTTTTTCATGCGCACAGCCGGCGGCGAGATCGGCGACCTGCCCGCCTTCCTGCGCGGCGAGACCCTCAGCCTGTAATTTCAGGTCGGATCGGTGTCAGACGGGCCGGGCTCAAGGCCTGTGCGGCGCGTTGCGCCCAGCCGGGCCGGCCCCAGAAACACCGCGCCGTCCTGCAGGCGGAAGGGCAGGGCGATGCCATCCTGACGCGGCGGCGCCATCAGGGCGGCCAGACGCAGCGCCTGGGCCTGTTCTTCATTGACCAGGCCCGCCGTCACCAGCGCACCGGCGAGCCGTTCCGGGTTGGACACCACCACGCTCAGGCGCCCTTCCGGCATCAAGGCCTCGTCCAGCCGGAGCTGGCCTGACCCGCTGGCCTGTGCTGGGCCCCAGTCCAGCAGCGCCTGGTTGACCTCCAGCGCGCCCCCGCCGCGGGTCCAGGCGAGCGGATCAACGCTGCCGGCCAGCGCGCTCCAGACAGTGAGGTCGGCATGCAGGCGGATTATCCCGGCGCGCGGGCCAAACGCGCCCAGAAGCCGCTCCGGCAGAACGCCCGTGCCGATATCGGCACCGGTCATGTCAAGGCGCAGGCGCAAGACATCGGCATCGGACAGCAGACCGGTCATCGCCAGCCGCTCGATCCGCGCGAAAACGGGCTCGGGACCCTCCAGTGCGGTCACCGCCAGGGCCTCCGCCTCGGCACCGATGCGCGTGTTCGCGCCATTATTGCCGGTCATGGACAGGCGTGCGGACGCGGCCTCGATGGCGTAGCGCGCGGGATGTCCGTCGATCTGCGTGGCGAGCTCGCCACGCCCGTCCAGCACCAGAATCCAGTGATTGAGATTGTAGAACTGCGCACTGGCCGCCACGCGCTCATACGTCATGGACCATCCGCCCGCTTCCGGCGGTGCGGCGAGGGCAGGCGCAAGCGCGCGGACCGAGAAGCGGAACGGGTAACCTGAAACGCTGAGGCCCTCATGGGATACGCCATAGCCCGCCGCTACCTGCTTGGCGATCCAGCCGTCCGCCGCGGTGCGGATCTGGCCCGACATGAACACCCAGTAGACACCGTGCAGCACGATAATCACCGCCATGATGGCAAAAGGTGCCAGCAGGGCCAGGCGCGAGGGCGGATTGCGGCTCATGGGTGTCAGCGCTTTTCTGTCTGGACCAGCAGGGCGCTGGAGGCGGTCTCGATACGCGTTTCAAGTTCGGCCAGAAAGGCGTCTTTCGACAGGCCCGGAGCAATGGCAGGCAAGAATTCGACCACGATGGTCCCGGGCCGGCGCAAAAAGCCATGGGCGGGCCAGTACAGGCCCGAATTGAGCGCCACAGGAATGCACGGCACCTTCATGGCGCTGTAGAGCCCCGCCACGCCCGGCTTGTAGGTGTCGGTACCGCCCGGCTCAAGGCGGGTGCCCTGGGGAAAGATGACCACCTGGCGGCCTTCGCCGGCGCGCTCGCGGGCCTGCTTGAGCATGTCGCGGAGCGCCTTGGCGCCGGCGGACCGGTCCACCTTGATGTTCTTAAGCTTCATGGCGTACCAGCCGAAGACGGGCAGCAAGGCGAGCTCTTTTTTCAGGATAATCGCCGGATCGGGCAGGATCGCCCAGAAGGCCAGCGTCTCGAACATGGACTGGTGCTTGGACGCCACGAGCGCCCCGCCCGCGGGCATGTGTTCGCGTCCACGCACCACATAGCGGATGCCGCACAATACCTGCAGGCCGCCAAACACCAGAGCGAGATAGACGCGGAAGGCCCGGCGCGTCCAGCTGCGTGGCCCCAGCAGGGTGGGGGCGAACACGATCCCGAGCACCGCCATCAGGCCGTACATCCAGACGACAAACGCGATTGAACCGATCCAGGCCATGGGGTGTCCTTGCGAGGGTCAGGCAGGCGGATTTTCGGCGGCCATACGGTCTGCACGGGTGCGCCCGGCCGCGCGTTCACGCACGAAAACAGCAATATATTTAAAGTATTCCTGCAGCCAGCGGCGCCCCTGACCGGGGCTGCTCAACGGTCCGGGGGCGCGGACCCCGTGGGCGATCAGCGCCAGCTCCGGCGCGGCAGCGTGCAACTCCAGCAGGGCGCGCGGCATGTGGTAATCGCTGGTGACCACCAGAATGGCACCATAGCCACGCTCCCGCGCCCAGGCGGTGATCTCCAGCGCATTGCCTGCTGTGTTGGAGGCTTCCACCCCGATATCCACGCAGCACTCGAAAATACCGGCCGGCGCCCCGGCCGCAGCGGCAATATCGGCGGGTGGGCTGCCCGGATTGGAGCCGGAGATCAGCAGGCGTTCGGCCCGGCCGACCTGCAAGAGCTCCACACCTGTGGCCACGCGTCCACCGCCGCCGGTCAGCACCACCACGCCCGCCGCCTCTGCCGCCGGGTCCGGACCCAGGCTGCGCGCCTCGCGCACGAACAGGGCGAAGCCCGCCGCCAGGGTGAACAGCGCGACGAAGGCAAGAAAGCGGGCCAGGCTCAGCACGCCGCTCATGGCCAGCGCGCCTTCAGCTCGCCGGTCACGGCCAGTCGCGCGGCACCTGCGGCGATCAGGGCGGAGGCCAGAGCGGCACCCGGCGCAATCGCCGCCGCGCTCCAGCCCAGCGCCGGAACCGGCAGGAAGAAGACGGCGCCCGCTGCGCCTGCCCCGTGGGCCAGGCCATAGCCGGCCAGCGCCGCCAGGCCAGCTCCTGCGATGCCGGCTTTCAGGCCCAGAAAGAAGAAGCGCCGCTGGAAAATCCCGGTGACATACCGGTCCGGCGCGCCCACCAGATGAAGGGCTTCGGCCACATCCCAGCGCGCCGCCAGCGAGGCGCGCGCGGCGAACGCGATGACGGCTGCCGCCGCCAGCGCCAGGATCGCTACCAGTCCCAGCGCGAAATATCGCACGGCACCCGCCGTGCGCTGCACGGCGGCTTCCCAGCGCGCGTGATCGTCCACCACGATGTCATAGGGGTTATCGCGCAGCAGAGCCTCGATGGCGCCGGGCGCGGGCGGCGCATCCGGATCCACGCGCACCGCAATCAGGCGCGGGACAGGCAGGTCATCCGGCAGGCCGGCCCCGCCCAGCCAGGGCCGCAGCAAGGCTTCGGCATCGGCCCGGCTGCGGGCGGCAGCCGAAACAACACCCGGCAGGCGCGCGATCTGCGACGCGGCATCCACCGCATCGGCATCCGCGTCGCGGGCATCTTCGGCGATCAGCTGGACGGTGAGCTCGCTGGACAGCTGGGCGGTCCAGCCTTCGGCCGCCTGCCAGGCCCCCGCAGCGCCAAAGCCCGCCAGGCTCGCCAGAAACACCAGGATTGCTGCCACGGCAAACAGCGGCCGGTCCCGGGCGTGATCGGGCGGCAGCAGGGCCGCGGGGCGGCGGGGTTTGTCCGGCGCGCTCATGCGGTCCTCGGACGGCTGACCAGACGCCCGTCGGCCAGCTCCAGCACAGGCGCGTCCAATGCGCGCACCAGTGTAATGTCATGGGTGGCGATCAGCACGGTGGCACCCAGCCGGTTCAGCTCCACGAACAGGCGCAGCAGCCGCCGGCCCATGGCCGGGTCCACATTGCCGGTGGGCTCATCCGCGATCAGCAGTTCCGGCCTGGTGATCACCGCGCGGGCGATGGCGGCGCGCTGCTGCTCGCCGCCGGACAGGCTGGCGGGATGCGCATGCATGCGCTCACCCAGACCCACCCAGGCCAGAAGGTCTGCCACATCATCGGCATAGCTGACGCGTGGCTGACCGGCGACCCGAAGGGGCAGGGCCACATTATCGAAGACGCTGAGGTGCTCCAGGAGACGGAAATCCTGAAACACCACACCGATCCGGCGGCGCAGTCCGGGCAGTGCGTCGCGCGGCATCAGGGAGGTGTCGCGTCCGAACAGGCTGATCAGCCCGCGAGAGGGCTGGCGCGCGCGATAGATGAGGCGCAGCAGCGAGCTTTTCCCGGCCCCGGACGGTCCGGTGAGGAAATGGAAACTTCCGCTTGGTAAATCAAAGCTGAGATCGCTGAGAATCTCGGGGCCGCGCCCATATCGAAGGCCCACCGAATCAAAGCGCACCGCCGGGTCACGGCTGTGCGACAGGTCCGGTGCGGGGCGGGGGTTCAGGGTCATCGCTCTGCGGTCCGGGAACAAGTCCGTGTGGCGGAATGCGCCATCAACTATGCAGGAAAAGCGAGCGCTGCGTCCATGATCGTCACCTGTCCCAGCTGTGATGCAAAATACCGCGTCGAGCCTGCCGCCCTCGAGGCGCGCGGCGGACGGGTGCGCTGCGCATCCTGCGGCCATGGCTGGCAGGTGGAGGCCGAAGCGCTCACCTTGTCCGAACCGGCCGAGCGCCCGGCATCCGCCGCGCCGGAACCGGCTCCGGCCCCGAGCTTGCGCGACAAACCCGCGGCTGCGATCCGCGCCCGGTCTGAAGCGCGCCGGCGCAAGACGCGCCTGGCGGTTGAAGGTGCGGGCTGGATTGGCGTCGCCGCGGCCTTCGCTGTGGTGATGGGCGGTGCGGTGCTGATGCGCGCCGATGTCGTATCGGCCTTCCCGCGCGCAGCCGGGGCCTATGCGGCAATCGGTCTGGAGACCCATCCGCTCGGCCTGGCGGTGGAAGACCTGGTGGCCAGTTTTGAAGACTCCGACGATGGCGCTCCGGCGCTGGTGGTGGAAGGCGTGGTGCGGAATACCACCGGGCGCATCCGCCGCACGGCCCCGCTCAAGGCGATGGCGCTGGACGCGGACGGTCAGGTGCTTGCCGAATGGCTTGTGATGCTGGAATCCACCGCCCTGCCCGGCGGCGGGGCTGAACGCTTCCGCACGATGATGACGGCACCCCCCGACGCGGCAGTCCGCGTCGAGGTCGTGGTCGAGGGCTGAAACGGGCTTACTCGCTCTTGACGGGCTCCAGCGCACCTGGCTTGCCCGGACCGCGCGGACGCAATCCCCCCTGACCGATCCGGCCCTGGGCAAACTCGCTCACCAGCCCGGCAAACCGGTCGGCCCGCGCAGCGATATAGATCATCGGCCCGTCGGGATTGCGCCGGAAGTTGGAATCCACCGCGACCACATGCCAGCGCCCGTTTTCCTCGATCAGGAAGGGCGAACCGGAATCGCCGCGCGTGGTGTCGCAATCATGCGACATGGTGTTGTCGTCCACCGCGGCCAGGATGCGGCAGGCCTCATTGCCCGACAGGTTATTGCCCGTGTCCCAGGAATAACCCGCCTGGCTCAGCTGGACCTCGCGGGCGCGTGTCTCGCCGCGCGTGTCGACCAGCGCCAGCGGCTGGAGATAGCCCAACTCGTCGCCCAGCGGCGCGTCGATGCGCAAAAGCGCCCAGTCAGTGCCGTCCAGATCGTCACCGGCGCTGAACTGGGCTTCGTCCCATTCGGGGTCCAGGAGCACGTCCACCACGCGCGCCGTGCGCGTGCCACCCGGCAGGCCGTCTCCCGTCTCGAACAGGCCGGCGGGCCGGATGCGGCCCTCATCGCTGACGCAATGGGCTGCGGTGGCGAGCACGTTGGGGGCCACCAGCGAGGCGGTGCACTGGCTGCCGGTTTCGAACCGGACCCGGCCCACCACTGACCAGGGGAACACGCCAGTGTCCATCAGGACCCGGTCGTCATGGCCGAAGAAGTGATCATTGATGGTCAGCGGACGGGTGCGTCCGGCGCAATCGGCCCGGTCCGTGCGCGCCTCGCACCGGCCCGTGCCGATCTCTGGTTCGTCGCAAATACCGTCAAAGGCGCGGGTACAGCTGTCATTGCGGAAGCGCAGCCCGGTCATCTCGCCGCAATCGGTGCGGTCTGTGCCCTGGGTGCAGGCACCGGTGCCGATGCCGGGTTCGTCGCATTCGCCGTCATTGGCCCACTGGCAGGAATCGTCCTCCAGCCCGGTAATGATGCGCCAGCAATCAGAGTAGTCCGTGCCCGCCGTGCAGGCACCGGTGCCGATGCCGGGTTCGTCGCACTCGCCGTCATTGGCCCAGCGGCAGCTGTCATTGCCCGAATGGGTTCCCAACGGGCCCGTGGCGCTGGGCCGGCCGGCTGATGCGGGGGCGGGTTTGGAGGGGCGCTGCACCGTCTGCAGAAGGCGGGTGTAATCGCGCGATCCGGGCTGGCTGGAAAACCCGGCTGGCAGAGCCAGCTCATCGGCGCGGGCGGGCGCTTCAGCCGCCAACAGCGCAGCGGCGGCGATCGCGGCGAGCCCGCTGACCAGCCCTGACAGGTGCAAAATACGTTTCATGAGACTATCCCCCTCGTATGGCGCGCCAAGCTAGCGCGTTCGCGGCGCTTGGCAATCGGGTTTACGGGATGACGGGGTGGATCACGCCGGGCCGGGCTGCTCGCCCGTGCGGGGTGCCAGGCCGAGTTCGGGGACCGCTGCCCCGGCCTCGGCGATGAGCGGCAGGTGGCAGGTCACCCGGGTGCCCTCGCCCGGGGCGCTTTCCAGCGCCACCCAGCCGCCATGCAGGCGGACGATGTCATTGACCAGCGCCAGACCCAGCCCAGCCCCGCCGCCCTCGCCGCGTTCAAAACGCTCGAACACATGGGCCTGACGCTCGGCGGCGATGCCTGCGCCATCGTCGGAGACCCAGAGCGCGATCTCGCCATCCTCGACCCCCGCACCGATCTCCACCTGTCCGCCCGGCTCGATATGATCGAGGGCATTGGTCAGAAGATTGTACAGCACCTGCTTGAGCCGCTTGGCGTCGGCGCGCGCCACGGGAAGGTCATCCGGCGCGGCCTGAGAGATGCGCACACCTGCATGCTCGGACCGGGTCACGATCAGCTCGGCGGTTTCCGCGATCAGCTCGGCCAGATGCACATCGTCCAGCTCCAGCTCCAGCTGGCCCGCATCGATGGCGGCGATGTCCAGAATGTCGTCGATCAGCTTGCCCAGCTGGCCCGAAGCCTGCTGGATCGCCGACATGTGCTCGGCCTGGCGCTCGGACAGGGGACCGGCGAAGCCGCCTGCCAGCAAATCTGCATAGCCGTGAATGGTGGTCAGCGGCGTGCGCAGCTGATAGCTCACATGCTCGACAAACCCGGTCTTGATCTTTTCTGATTCCTGCAAGGCCTCGGCCCGGTCGCGCAAGGCGGCTTCCACCCGGCGGCTGTCGGTGATGTCGTCCCAGGCGATCAGCGTGGCACCATCGGGCAAGGGGCGGGTCAGCCAGGTCAGGGTGGACTGGTCGGTGCGCCGGATCTCGCCGGAGACGGGCGTGCGCGCGTCGGGGCTGGGGTCGGTGATGCGGGCCTTGAGCGCCCGCCAGGCGTCGGCATTGGGATACAGGCCCATGCAAGTCTCGGCCACCGCATCGAAGGGCGCATCGTCCAGACTGTCCGGATCCAGCGACCACAGGGTCTCGAACGCCGCGTTGCGCAGTTTCAGCCGTCCGTCCGAGCCGAACACCGCCACCGCCTCGTGCAGCTTGTCGAGGGTGGCGCGCTGGACCTTGATCAGCGTGTTATAGCGCGCCTGCAGCGCCAGCTGGTCGGTCATATCCTCGAAGATGACCAGCAAGCCGCCCATCAGGTGACGCTGGCGCGCCACACGCAGCATGCGCCCGTCGGGCAGGGCCCACAGCTCGTCGGGCATGTCGGTGTCGGGCGTGGATTCGTAGAGGGCCAGCTCGGCCGCCTTCCAGCGCCCGTAATCCTCCTGCTCGGGCAGGCGGCGCTTTTCCCGCAACCGGTCCAGCAGGGCCGAATGGGCGGGGCGCTCGTTGAGCATCGCCTCTTCCAGCGCAAACAGGCGTACGAAGGCCTGATTATAGAAGACCAGCCGCTTGGCCCGGTCGAAAATGGCCACGGCCTCGGCCATGTGGTTGAGGGTCTGGTCGTGCGCCTGACGGAAGCGCTTGAGGGCTGCGCGCGCCTCCTCGGCCTCGGTGACGTCCACGGCGAAACCGGCCGCGCCGCCGCTCACCGGATAGACATGGAAGGCCATGATGCGCCGCTGACCGCCGGCCACGGCCCCGCGCACGCTGAGGCGCGGGGACCCGGCGCGCAGGGCGTCCAGCGTCTGCTCGGCCAGCGTCGGCTCCAGCAGCACCTGCTCGTCCACAGCGTCGGCAGGGCTTTGCGCCTCGACAGCGCGGGCATAGGCCTCATTGACCCAGATCAGGCGTCCGGCAGCATTCATGCGCCAGGCCGGGGCCGGATTGCGCGCCGCCATGTCGTGACTGGCGGCGGGGTCGGCGTCTGAGAGCTTGCGGGTTTCTTCCACCCGCCCCTTTGCGCCGGTCTCCTCCATTTCGCGGATGGACGCATCGGTCAGCCACACCGCCAGCTGGCGGCCTGCCGCGCGCCCGTCCACTTCCAGCGTGCGTCCCGACGGCCCGGCAATGGTCAGCGAAAAGGTCTGGCCGGTGTCCATCAGGCGGCGCAGGCGCTGGCATAACGTCGTCGCCTCGCCGCGCGCGCTGCGCGCCTCAAAATCGGCAATACCATCGAGAATTTCGCGCCCCGCATCCCCGCTGGCCGCAGCACCCTGACCCAGATCGGCGAACTGCACCATGGCGGCCAGTGCGGCGGGCGAGCCGAAAATGCCCGGCCGGCCCCAGTCCTTGGAATCCGGATCGGGCGGGGTTTCCCACACGAGGATGAGGCCGGGATGGGCGCCCAGCACGCCACCGGCGCGCTCCAGCCGGTCTTCCAGCTGCGCCATGCGGGCACGCCACTCGGCCCGTGCGGCCCGTGCGCCTGCGGTCATGCGATAGGCCCACACGCCTGCGGACAGGGCGAACGCCACCGCGCCTCCGGTGACGATCAGTGTGGCGAGCTGGATCGGCCCGTCATCCGTCATGCGGTCTTGCGCCCCGATATCTGGCCAG contains:
- a CDS encoding zinc-ribbon domain-containing protein, with translation MIVTCPSCDAKYRVEPAALEARGGRVRCASCGHGWQVEAEALTLSEPAERPASAAPEPAPAPSLRDKPAAAIRARSEARRRKTRLAVEGAGWIGVAAAFAVVMGGAVLMRADVVSAFPRAAGAYAAIGLETHPLGLAVEDLVASFEDSDDGAPALVVEGVVRNTTGRIRRTAPLKAMALDADGQVLAEWLVMLESTALPGGGAERFRTMMTAPPDAAVRVEVVVEG
- a CDS encoding YdcF family protein produces the protein MSGVLSLARFLAFVALFTLAAGFALFVREARSLGPDPAAEAAGVVVLTGGGGRVATGVELLQVGRAERLLISGSNPGSPPADIAAAAGAPAGIFECCVDIGVEASNTAGNALEITAWARERGYGAILVVTSDYHMPRALLELHAAAPELALIAHGVRAPGPLSSPGQGRRWLQEYFKYIAVFVRERAAGRTRADRMAAENPPA
- the ftsE gene encoding cell division ATP-binding protein FtsE, whose protein sequence is MTLNPRPAPDLSHSRDPAVRFDSVGLRYGRGPEILSDLSFDLPSGSFHFLTGPSGAGKSSLLRLIYRARQPSRGLISLFGRDTSLMPRDALPGLRRRIGVVFQDFRLLEHLSVFDNVALPLRVAGQPRVSYADDVADLLAWVGLGERMHAHPASLSGGEQQRAAIARAVITRPELLIADEPTGNVDPAMGRRLLRLFVELNRLGATVLIATHDITLVRALDAPVLELADGRLVSRPRTA
- a CDS encoding peptidoglycan -binding protein, yielding MALPRHLQQNQGDQGDYWPGFVDALATLLLVIVFLLAVFTAGQFALSTALTGRDEQLAELNARLSTLAEELNLARSDNERLSLRVSGLETERDQLAAVNADLEASMAGMREGLAAAQAALEEEEALSQEAQATIALLNNQMAALREELARLNEALNAAEAREAELGAEVVNLGRRLNAALASEVARLARYRSDFLEAMVEVLGDRSGVRVSGDRFVFETDVLFASGSAELSDEGRTALTPIADAILQLIGELPSDLDWVLRVDGHTDRVPLGPNAPFRSNWELSTARALSVINYLESRGVPSRRLLAAGFGEHHPIAQGRTAEAYARNRRIELKLDAR
- a CDS encoding FAD-dependent oxidoreductase; its protein translation is MSNRIFSGDVVVSGGGLAGLTLALALHRAGLSVALIDAMALDTRTAPAFDGRASALAYTSWRMLEAVGAASHLEPHAQRIEDILVVDSRPLDGLRRGGPGPDQLHFDRREIHPGSHGEPLGWMAENRHTRLALARAAQEAGLTMIAPARVTGMSEARGRAIVTLADGRELEASLVAACDGKASPLREQAGIRSLGRAYGQSALVLTVEHERTHDGVAYEVFMPSGPFAILPLPGNRSSLVWTERTQAAQALDAMDEAGFQEALEARFGDFLGAVRVASPRWRYPLGLVLAERFIAPRLALVGDAARSIHPIAGQGFNLGVRDAAALAEVLIEAKRAGLDLGAAVTLTRYDRWRRTDSAALVFGTHGVNALFSNDHALVRGVRGLGLSLVDRVPAARRFFMRTAGGEIGDLPAFLRGETLSL
- a CDS encoding cell division protein FtsX, with protein sequence MSAPDKPRRPAALLPPDHARDRPLFAVAAILVFLASLAGFGAAGAWQAAEGWTAQLSSELTVQLIAEDARDADADAVDAASQIARLPGVVSAAARSRADAEALLRPWLGGAGLPDDLPVPRLIAVRVDPDAPPAPGAIEALLRDNPYDIVVDDHARWEAAVQRTAGAVRYFALGLVAILALAAAAVIAFAARASLAARWDVAEALHLVGAPDRYVTGIFQRRFFFLGLKAGIAGAGLAALAGYGLAHGAGAAGAVFFLPVPALGWSAAAIAPGAALASALIAAGAARLAVTGELKARWP
- the rpmE gene encoding 50S ribosomal protein L31; amino-acid sequence: MRQDIHPDYHFIEVVMTDGTRFKTRSTYGKEDDVLNLDIDPRTHPAWTGGSQTLVDRAGRVSRFKDKFKGFGV
- a CDS encoding 1-acyl-sn-glycerol-3-phosphate acyltransferase; protein product: MAWIGSIAFVVWMYGLMAVLGIVFAPTLLGPRSWTRRAFRVYLALVFGGLQVLCGIRYVVRGREHMPAGGALVASKHQSMFETLAFWAILPDPAIILKKELALLPVFGWYAMKLKNIKVDRSAGAKALRDMLKQARERAGEGRQVVIFPQGTRLEPGGTDTYKPGVAGLYSAMKVPCIPVALNSGLYWPAHGFLRRPGTIVVEFLPAIAPGLSKDAFLAELETRIETASSALLVQTEKR
- a CDS encoding DUF2125 domain-containing protein, which codes for MSRNPPSRLALLAPFAIMAVIIVLHGVYWVFMSGQIRTAADGWIAKQVAAGYGVSHEGLSVSGYPFRFSVRALAPALAAPPEAGGWSMTYERVAASAQFYNLNHWILVLDGRGELATQIDGHPARYAIEAASARLSMTGNNGANTRIGAEAEALAVTALEGPEPVFARIERLAMTGLLSDADVLRLRLDMTGADIGTGVLPERLLGAFGPRAGIIRLHADLTVWSALAGSVDPLAWTRGGGALEVNQALLDWGPAQASGSGQLRLDEALMPEGRLSVVVSNPERLAGALVTAGLVNEEQAQALRLAALMAPPRQDGIALPFRLQDGAVFLGPARLGATRRTGLEPGPSDTDPT
- a CDS encoding trypsin-like serine protease, producing the protein MKRILHLSGLVSGLAAIAAAALLAAEAPARADELALPAGFSSQPGSRDYTRLLQTVQRPSKPAPASAGRPSATGPLGTHSGNDSCRWANDGECDEPGIGTGACTAGTDYSDCWRIITGLEDDSCQWANDGECDEPGIGTGACTQGTDRTDCGEMTGLRFRNDSCTRAFDGICDEPEIGTGRCEARTDRADCAGRTRPLTINDHFFGHDDRVLMDTGVFPWSVVGRVRFETGSQCTASLVAPNVLATAAHCVSDEGRIRPAGLFETGDGLPGGTRTARVVDVLLDPEWDEAQFSAGDDLDGTDWALLRIDAPLGDELGYLQPLALVDTRGETRAREVQLSQAGYSWDTGNNLSGNEACRILAAVDDNTMSHDCDTTRGDSGSPFLIEENGRWHVVAVDSNFRRNPDGPMIYIAARADRFAGLVSEFAQGRIGQGGLRPRGPGKPGALEPVKSE